The sequence below is a genomic window from Microcebus murinus isolate Inina chromosome 4, M.murinus_Inina_mat1.0, whole genome shotgun sequence.
GTCTATCCCAGTCCGGGGCGGAAAGGGTGTGACTCCTCCCCCACCTCAGGTCTGGGGGCGGGGCCGCCGTGGCTCCGAGCCCTATAAATCTGCAGCCCACAACCGCAAGCTGCCCCTTTAAGCCCCGCGGCGACCTCCGGCTGTCAGCGCTTAGCTTCGGACCCTGGACCCTGAGTGCGGGCGCGGCGGACGCATAGACGGAGACGAGGGACGGGGAGGCGGACGGCGACAGCAAGGACCCACAGACCCCTCGCCCAGGGAGCCCCTCGCGGCCTCCCAtcccggggcggggcgggcgcgtgTCCCCGCGCGGCGGCGGAGCGTCCGGCCACTGCCCTCGCCGTCCCGCATCCCTGCCTCCGCCAGCTGCCCCCGCCTGGGCGCGCGGGCCCCGCACCCACCCGCATGGAGGCCGTCGAGGCAGGGGCGCGGACCACCTTCGGAGCCTGGGACTACGCGGTCTTCGCGCTCATGCTGCTGGCGTCCGCCGGCATCGGGCTGTGGGTCGGGCTGGCGGGCGGCGGGCAGCGCAGCGCCGAGGACTTCTTCACCGGGGGCCGGCGGCTGGCGGCCCTGCCCGTGGGGCTGTCGCTGGCCGCCAGCTTCATGTCCGCCGTGCAGGTGCTGGGCGTGCCGGCCGAGGCCTACCGCTACGGCCTCAAGTTCCTCTGGATGTGCCTGGGCCAGCTGCTCAACTCGCTGCTCACCGCCGCgctcttcctgcccgtcttcTACCGCCTGGGCCTCACCAGCACCTACGAGGTACCGCAGCGCCGGGGCCGGACCCCCGTGACCCGCGGGgaccctggggggaggggagcccccGGGGCTCTGAGCCGCTGCGCAGGGGCACGCAGACCGCTCCGCGGTGCCTCAGCTGGGGAGCCCGGGCGGACGGGTGGGAGCGTTCCGGGAACAGGCCCCGGgcgtggggaaggggcaggaaggaggaagagtggAGCCGGCGACCTGGCTCCGGGTGGaagcgcgggggcggggcggcccgaCCAGGTGTGTACTTAGGAGTGGACAGTCACACACTGGCCCCCACAAGCTCGGGCCTGCGCACCCTCTGGCCCAGGTTGCTGCCCTGGCTTCTCCGTTTCCTCCCACCTGGGGCAAGGGGCGTGCTTCTCTGTTCGGGTTTCCCAACGGTCCGAGTGGGCTCATCACAGGACCTCCCTCCAGCCAGAGGGTAGAGCGGTTAAAAGGTATTGAGTAGGCGGCCGCTGCCACTAGCCTTGGGCTCTCTCTACATTGCGCGCCTGCGGGCACGTCGGTGTACGCGCAGCAGTGGCTGTTCCAGGAGCTTGGCCCCATTAGACGTGAGTGAAGGACGCGTGCACACGCACGGGTCGGTCGTCTAGGGCGCGCGCCGCGTGCACAGGCATCGGGATCGCACCTGTGCGCAGGTGTGTGCGCGCGGGCGGCGGGGTCCCCAAGGGCAAGAGTCCGGCGCAAGTGCAGCGGACAAGAGAGCAGTTGAGGGGCCGCGCCCAGGGTAGGGCCTGCCTCGGTGACCTCTAGCCCCCGGCTCCTCGTTGCAGTACCTGGAGCTGCGCTTCAGCCGCGCCGTGAGGCTCTGCGGGACGCTACAGTACCTGGTGGCCACCGTGAGTGGCCTCTGCCTGCCGTCGCCCTGTCCAGAGTCCCGCCCCTTGCCTCAGGGCCCCGCCCACATGTCCGCCCCTTCTTCTCCTCAGGGCCCCGCCCATATGTtcgccccttcccctcctcaggGCCACGCCCACGTGCCCATCCCTTACCCTTCAATGCCCTGCCCACATGCCCATCCCTTACCCTTCAATGCCCCGCCCACATGCCCATCCCTTACCCATCAATGCCCCGCCCACATGCCCATCCCTTACCCTTCAGGGCCCCGCCCACATGCCCATCCCTTACCCTTCAGGGCCCCGCCCACATGCCCATCCCTTACCCTTCAATGCCCTGCCCACATGCCCATCCCTTACCCTTCAATGCCCCGCCCACATGCCCATCCCTTACCCATCAATGCCCCGCCCACATGCCCATCCCTTACCCTTCAATGCCCCGCCCACGTGCCCATCCCTTACCCTTCAGGGCCCCGCCTGCGTGTCCGCCCCTTCCCCTCAGGGCCCCGCCCAATGCCCGCCCCATCCTTATGGCCCCGCCCACATCTGAAGTGCACCTGCCTGGGTCCCCCCACACACGTGTTCTGGCCCCGCCCTCCCACACACCCCAGCTGACCTGACCCCGCCGACTGCACGACCCGGCCCGTGCGCCCCGCCCACCTGCCAGGACCACCCTCTAGCCCCTCTGGGACCCCCACTCGCCGGGGCGCCCACACCCCGTCCAGCCTCacgcgcccgcccgcccccgcaGACGCTGTACACCGGCATCGTCATCTACGCGCCGGCGCTCATCCTGAACCAAGGTCCCCCTGCGGTCCGGGGAGGGTcccgggagggggaggaggcctCAGACGGGGGGACTAAGTCTGCTCCCCGCCCTTCTGCACAGTGACCGGGCTGGACATCTGGGCGTCGCTCCTGTCCACTGGGACCATCTGCACCGTCTACACGGCCGTGGTGAGGGCCGGGAGCCCACTCGCCTCGCAGGGGCTGCGGCCCTGGTGGGGAGACTCTTACTCCCCGTCTCCccagagactcagtttccccgtctTTATGATGAAAGGTGATCCGAAAGGCTTATTGCCCAGAGTCTGGAGGTCAGCCAGCtccaggcatggctggatccaggggcTCCAACagggcctccctcctgcctgagccCCACCGGCCCCAGGCTTCCGCCTCTTTCGCTTCCTGCCCAGCGGAGCGCGCGCTCCCGTTTCGGACGGGGAGGGGGTGTCCACTTGGTCCTCCTGGCTGGCCGTCCGTGTCCAGGCCACGGCAGCTGGCGGGGCTGGGACTGTCTGTGGGCCGTGTGTGGCGTGGCTACGCGTGGGGTAGCCTCACCTGAATGAGAGGGGAAAGGGCTTCCCCAGAGAAAGTTCCGGGCCGCCCCAGGAAGGCACggaggggtgggcaggtgggcggaGACGACTGTCGGTCACAGTGGCCACAGTGGTGACAACAGTGAGGGCAGTCCTGATCCAGAATACTTTTCGCTTGTTCACATATTTAATTCTCtgaccccatttcacagagggggaaactgaggcagagagggtcGCCAGCCCCGGCTGCAGCTGGAGGCTAGGCCGGGCGAGCCGCAGCCAGGTGGCTCCCCTGACCGCACCCCCTCCGCCCCGTCCCCCAGGGCGGCATGAGGGCCGTGGTTTGGACGGACGTGTTCCAGGTCGTGGTGATGCTGGCCGGCTTCTGGGCGGTCCTGGCCCGCGGGGCGGTGCTCGCGGGCGGCCCGGGGCGCGCGCTGCGGCTGGCGCAGAACCACTCCCGCGTCAACCTGCTGGAGTGAGTGGTGACGCGGAGGGGCCGCACAAGCATGCAGCAGGACCCCCCGTGCCCCGGGGGAGCCCGCCGTGGCCTCctgctccaggaagccctccctgctcctctccccagcctctcccGGCTTCCCCTCCCTGCACCTGCTTAGACTTCCCTAGCCCTCATCCCTCCATTGGGCCCAGGCCTGAGCCTGGTGTCAGAGTGCAGGATTTGTGTCCGCCTTGgcctaccccccccccccgccccccacccaaACCCAGACCGGGGCCCTCAAGCTTCTCTGAGGCCCCagatgggaaaaagaaagaaccGTATTTGGACACATACAGAGACGAACAAACAAGTGAATGTTCGGTCCGGCAAGCTCCTACACATACTTCAAAACCCCACTCCAAATATCCCCTTAAGGCCCACAGGGGACAGAATAGCCGGCTGGCTGGGGCCCTTGGAAGAGTAACGTCAAGGTGACGTGGCCACATGGCTTGACtcgccctgtccccacccagctTTGACCCTGACCCAAGGAGCCGCTACACATTCTGGACATTGGCGGTGGGCGGCACGTTGCTGTGGCTGTCCATGTACGGCGTGAACCAGGCTCAGGTGCAGCGCTACGTGGCCTGCCGCTCGGAGAGGCAGGCCAAGCTGTGAGTGTtggggggcagggcgggggctccTGGGACgtgtgcccctccccctcccccgcctgaggccgcccctccccccagcgcCCTGCTCGTCAACCAGCTGGGCCTCTTCCTGATCGTGTCCAGCGCCGCCGTCTGCGGCGTCGTCATGTTCGCGTTCTACAGCGGCTGCGACCCTCTGCTGGCCGGGCGCATCTCCGCCCCTGACCAGGTGAGCCCCGCCCAGGctcctgccccccccacacacaggggACCTGGTGGGAGCGCCTCCTGGAGCCCGGCCTCAGGGACCGGGTGGGAGCGCCTTCCTGGAGCCCGGCCTCAGGGGACCGGGTGGGAGCCCCTCCTGGAGCCCGGCCTCAGGGGACCTGGTGGGAGCGCCTTCCTGGAGCCCTGACtcaggggacagggtgggagagCCTCCTGGAGCCCGGCCTCAGGGGACCTGGTGGGAGCGCCTTCCTGGAGCCCGGCCTCAGGGACCGGGTGGGAGCGCCTCCTGGAGCCCAGCCtcaggggacagggtgggagggCCTTCCTGGAACCCGGCCTCAGGGACCAGgtgggagggcctcctggagcCCGGCCTCAGGGACCGGGTGGGAGCGCCTCCTGGAGCCCAGCCtcaggggacagggtgggagggcctcctggagcCCGGCCTCAGGGACCAGgtgggagggcctcctggagcCCGGCCTCAGGGACCGGGTGGGAGCGCCTCCTGGCAGAGGGAAGGCGAGTGGgaaggcccagaggcaggagagagcGCAGAGGGCATCTGGGGAGAGCGAGTCTGGGAGGCAGCcccgggctgggggtggggtgagcaggGGAGGCGCACGCTGGGACCCGGAGTCACAGagacacccccacacacacatcaaGGAGGGGAGGGGACCGTGGTGCAACCAGGAATGACGGAGTCCGTAATGATGATAACGACCAGCTCCCACGTCCGAGCGCCTCCTCTGTGCCTCATGCTGTTCCCCTCAGGAGCACCTGGCTTCCCCATCAAGCCCCAAGGCGCTGCAGCACACGCGCCAGCTCCGTGTTGCAGACCAGGAGGCCggagagggaggctgagggagaagcgGCCGCCTGAGGCCCGCGGAggaggcggggcagggcggggcgggacCCAGGCCCTGTCCCGGTGGCGTTCTGCccgtcccccccccccgtcctcccTGGGGTCAGATCTGGGGCCCGACTGTGCAACCTCAGGTGGAGGCTGGGCCTCCCCGCCTCGCCGTCCTCACCAGCCAAGCGGGGTGACACGCGTCCTGCGTCACTGGGTCTCGGGGCTCAGCACACAGCCCAGTGACAGTCCTGGGTGATGGTCCTGGGGTGACAGTCCTGGGGTGACAGTCCTGGGGTGACTGTCCTGGGGTGACAGTCCTGGGTGACAGTCCGGGGTGACAGTCCTGGGGTGACAGTCCGGGGTGACTGTCCTGGGATGACAGTCCGGGGTGACAGTCCTGGGATGACAGTCCTGGGGTGACAGTCCTGGGTGACAGTCCTGGGATGACAGTCCTGGGGTGACAGTCCTGGGATGACAGTCCTGGGGTGACTGTCCTGGGGTGACAGTCCTGGGGTGACTCTCCTGGGGTGACAGTCCTGGGGTGACTGTCCTGGGGTGACAGTCCTGGGGTGACAGTCCTGGGTGACAGTCCTGGATGACAGTCCTGGGATGACAGTCCTGGGGTGACTGTCCTGGGGTGACAGTCCTGGGGTGACAGTCCTGGGGTGACTGTCCTGGGGTGACAGTCCTGGGGTGACAGTCCTGGGTGACAGTCCTGGATGACAGTCCTGGGGTGACAGTCCTGGGGTGACAGTCCTGGGGTGACAGTCTGGGGGTGACTGTCCTGGGTGACAGTCCTGGGATGACAGTCCTAGGGTGACAGTCCTGGGTGACAGTCCTGGGATGACAGTCCTGGGGTGACAGTCCTGGGGTGACAGTCTGGGGGTGACTGTCCTGGGTGACAGTCCTGGGATGACAGTCCTAGGGTGACAGTCCTGGGGTGACAGTCCTGGGATGACAGTCCTGGGATGACAGTCCTGGGGTGACAGTCCTGGGTGACAGTCCTGGGGTGACAGTCTGGGGGTGACAGTCTGGGGGTGACTGTCCTGGGTGACAGTCCTGGGATGACAGTCCTAGGGTGACAGTCCTGGGTGACAGTCCTGGCATGACAGTCCTGGGGTGACAGTCCAGGGTGACAGTCCTGGGGTCCATGCGGGGGACCGGCCGGGTGCTGGGGATGGGCCGGGCAGCACTGCTGTCCTGGCTGACCTCGCCCACCCCCCCAGTACATGCCACTGCTGGTGCTGGACATCTTCGGCGGCCTGCCGGGTGTCCCCGGGCTCTTCCTGGCCTGCGCCTACAGCGGGACCCTCAGGTGAGCAGCCCGCCACGCCGGCCTCGcccgacccccccccccaccgcacCCCGCCGGCCATGCCCCGGGACTGGCTTGTCCCGGACGCGTGCCCATCCTCGGTCCCCAGTGGGCAGCGCGGGCGGGCTGGCGGAAGGCACGCTCTGGGCGCGGGGACGCCAGCGCAGGTGTCCCCTTGCTGCCTGGCAGGGCCcacctgctcccccctccccgaAACAAAACCCGCGTTCACTGAGCGCCCGGCGCGGCCGCCGCTGCCCTCCGGGGGTTCAAGCCTTCTGGGACTTCCGGCCACATGCCCCCCCCCACcgtccccctgtccccctcctgctGTGATGGGGTCCCCGGCGCGCCTCCCTCCATAACCAGAGCCCGCCCGTCTGTCCGGCTGTCCTGGGTCACAGGCGTCCCTAGTGGGGGCGTCTGAGGTCCGCGGGGCAGGGAGCAGGCGGACACCTCCTCTGTCCTGGGGCCTCGGTGACCGTCTCCTCTGTCctggggccctgggaggggcGTGGCCAGTGTCTCTGGGTCCTGAGGCCCCGCGCCGTgttgccccacccccagcacggCGTCCACCAGCATCAACGCCATGGCTGCTGTCACCATGGAAGACCTCGTCAAGCCACGGCTGCCAAACCTGGCACCCAGGACCCTCGTGATTGTCTCCAAGGGGCTCTGTGAGCCgaggggaggccggggcgggaggccggggcaggaggctggggcggggggccggggcgggaggcCGGGGCGGCGGGTCCCGGCTGACTGTGCTGTCTCCATCCGCCCCAGCGATCATCTACGGCTCGGCCTGTCTCACCGTGGCGGCCCTGTCCTCGCTGCTGGGGGGCGGCGTCCTCCAGgtgagccccgcccctcccgcgctGGGGTCTCCCCAAGAGGTGGGGTCTGGCTCCCACGGAGGAGCCGAGGCTGGATTCTCTGCGACCCCTGAGGCCGGGGTTTCCCGCAGCCACCCGGCGCGGGACCGGGAGGTGGGGGTGCGGGTGGCCGCCCCTGGCGTGGGGGCCGGGCCACCACTGTCGCCCCCCGGCTCTCCCAGGGCTCCTTCACGGTCATGGGTGTCATCAGCGGCCCGCTGCTGGGAGCCTTCGTGCTGGGCATGTTCCTGCCCGCGAGCAACACGCCGGtgagcgggggcggggcgggccgggggcggggcgagggcgggGCCGGGACGCCCCTCCCCTGACGCCGGCTCCGCCCCCAGGGCGTCCTCGCCGGGCTGGGCGCGGGCCTGGCGCTGTCCCTGTGGGTGGCCGTGGGGGCCACGCTGTACCCGCCCAGCGCACAGACCATGG
It includes:
- the SLC5A5 gene encoding sodium/iodide cotransporter → MEAVEAGARTTFGAWDYAVFALMLLASAGIGLWVGLAGGGQRSAEDFFTGGRRLAALPVGLSLAASFMSAVQVLGVPAEAYRYGLKFLWMCLGQLLNSLLTAALFLPVFYRLGLTSTYEYLELRFSRAVRLCGTLQYLVATTLYTGIVIYAPALILNQVTGLDIWASLLSTGTICTVYTAVGGMRAVVWTDVFQVVVMLAGFWAVLARGAVLAGGPGRALRLAQNHSRVNLLDFDPDPRSRYTFWTLAVGGTLLWLSMYGVNQAQVQRYVACRSERQAKLALLVNQLGLFLIVSSAAVCGVVMFAFYSGCDPLLAGRISAPDQYMPLLVLDIFGGLPGVPGLFLACAYSGTLSTASTSINAMAAVTMEDLVKPRLPNLAPRTLVIVSKGLSIIYGSACLTVAALSSLLGGGVLQGSFTVMGVISGPLLGAFVLGMFLPASNTPGVLAGLGAGLALSLWVAVGATLYPPSAQTMGVLPSSAARCPAPSANASGLPGPLLLAAQALNSSPSPTSGTDLGRPALADSFYAISYLYYGALGTLATVLCGALVSCLTGPTKRSALRPGLLWWDLARQTASVAPKEEVAALDDSLVKGVEELSLGTKKPPGLLVAEEDRVVFLGQKELEGTSSWPPRSGRDGDNLRETNL